One stretch of Miscanthus floridulus cultivar M001 chromosome 18, ASM1932011v1, whole genome shotgun sequence DNA includes these proteins:
- the LOC136522752 gene encoding chaperone protein dnaJ 11, chloroplastic-like, translated as MAGAVPLATAPALAAAGSLYEALRVGRAATQVEIKAAYRAMAKRLHPDTSRSSSSRTAAAFLEIQRAYETLSDPDARAQYDRSLGPPHRPRPGAGVVRVRRWETDQCW; from the coding sequence ATGGCGGGAGCCGTGCCCCTGGCCACGGCGCCGGCACTCGCGGCGGCGGGGAGCCTGTACGAGGCGCTGCGGGTCGGCCGCGCCGCGACGCAGGTGGAGATCAAGGCCGCGTACCGCGCCATGGCCAAGCGCCTTCACCCCGACACCTCCCGCTCGTCCTCGTCCCGAACTGCGGCGGCGTTCCTGGAGATCCAGCGCGCCTACGAGACGCTGTCGGACCCGGACGCGCGAGCGCAGTACGACCGCTCGCTCGGGCCGCCCCACCGGCCGCGGCCGGGCGCCGGCGTCGTGCGTGTGCGTCGGTGGGAAACGGACCAGTGCTGGTAG